From the Saimiri boliviensis isolate mSaiBol1 chromosome X, mSaiBol1.pri, whole genome shotgun sequence genome, one window contains:
- the LOC104650732 gene encoding small ribosomal subunit protein eS1-like, with protein sequence MAVGKNKRLTKGGKKGAKKKVVDPFSKKDWYDVKAPAMFNIRNIGKTLVTRTQGTKIASDDLKGRVFEVSLADLQNDEVAFRKFKLITEDVQGKNCLTNFHGMDLTRDKMCSMVKKWQTMIEAHVDVKTTDGYLLRLFCVGFTKKRNNQIRKTSYAQHQQVRQIRKKMMEIMTREVQTNDLKEVVNKLIPDSNGKDIEKACQSIYPLHDVFVRKVKMLKKPKFELGKLMELHGEGSSSGKAAGDETGAKVERADGYEPPVQESV encoded by the coding sequence ATGGCGGTTGGCAAGAACAAGCGCCTTACAAAAGGCGGCAAAAAGGGAGCCAAGAAGAAAGTGGTTGatccattttctaagaaagattGGTATGATGTGAAAGCGCCCGCTATGTTCAACATAAGAAATATTGGAAAGACGCTAGTCACCAGGACCCAAGGAACCAAAATTGCATCCGATGACCTCAAGGGCCGAGTATTTGAAGTTAGTCTTGCTGATTTGCAGAATGATGAAGTTGCATTTAGGAAATTCAAGCTCATTACTGAAGATGTTCAGGGCAAAAACTGCCTGACTAACTTCCATGGCATGGATCTTACCCGTGACAAAATGTGTTCCATGGTCAAAAAATGGCAGACAATGATTGAAGCTCATGTTGATGTCAAGACTACCGATGGTTACTTGCTTCGTCTGTTCTGTGTTGGTTTTACTAAAAAACGCAACAATCAGATACGGAAGACCTCTTATGCTCAGCACCAACAGGTCCGCCAAATCCGGAAGAAGATGATGGAAATCATGACCCGAGAGGTGCAGACAAATGACTTGAAAGAAGTGGTCAATAAATTGATTCCAGACAGCAAtggaaaagacatagaaaaggctTGCCAATCTATTTATCCTCTCCATGATGTCTtcgttagaaaagtaaaaatgctgaagaagCCCAAGTTTGAATTGGGAAAACTCATGGAGCTTCATGGTGAAGGCAGTAGTTCTGGAAAAGCCGCTGGAGATGAGACAGGTGCTAAAGTTGAACGAGCTGATGGATATGAACCACCAGTCCAAGAATCTGTTTAA